The proteins below come from a single Benincasa hispida cultivar B227 chromosome 4, ASM972705v1, whole genome shotgun sequence genomic window:
- the LOC120074964 gene encoding 40S ribosomal protein S8-2: MGISRDSMHKRRATGGKKKAWRKKRKYELGRQPANTKLSSDKSIRRIRVRGGNVKWRAFRLDTGNYSWGSEAVTRKTRILDVVYNASNNELVRTQTLVKSAIVQVDAAPFKQWYLQHYGVDIGRKKKTAASAKKDEEGDAAAAEEVKKSNHVQRKLEKRQEGRKLDPHIEEQFSSGRLMACISSRPGQCGRADGYILEGKELEFYMKKIQRKKGKGAGAA; this comes from the exons ATGG GTATCTCTCGAGATTCTATGCACAAGAGGCGTGCAACTGGAGGGAAGAAGAAGGcttggaggaagaagagaaa GTATGAGCTTGGAAGGCAACCAGCCAACACTAAGTTATCGAGCGACAAGTCAATCAGGAGGATTCGAGTTCGTGGGGGTAATGTGAAGTGGCGTGCTTTTAGGCTTGATACTGGAAACTATTCATGGGGTAGTGAGGCCGTGACTAGGAAAACCCGTATCCTTGATGTGGTGTACAATGCATCGAACAATGAGCTTGTTCGTACTCAAACTTTGGTGAAGAGTGCCATTGTTCAGGTTGATGCTGCACCATTCAAGCAGTGGTATCTTCAGCACTACGGAGTGGATAttggaaggaagaagaagactgcAGCATCTGCTAAGAAGGATGAG GAAGGTGATGCTGCTGCCGCCGAAGAGGTGAAGAAGAGTAACCACGTTCAGCGTAAGCTGGAGAAACGTCAAGAGGGTCGTAAGCTTGACCCACATATTGAAGAGCAATTCAGCAGTGGTCGTTTGATGGCTTGTATTTCATCAAGACCAGGTCAATGTGGTCGAGCAGATGG ATATATCTTGGAGGGCAAAGAACTTGAATTCTACATGAAGAAGATCCAGAGAAAGAAGGGAAAGGGTGCAGGTGCTGCTTAG